The genomic segment TGCCCCAGGGCATTGTCGTAGGCTTCTGAACAATGTAAGGTTCAAGATAATCAGCTAATCTTTCATAAACACTATCCACGTCATCCACCATAAACTCTATAATAGCACTGCGATTTTGTGAAGCCTGCGCAACACTTTCACCTCCGAAAAATTGTAGTGTCCTTGTGCTTCCTATTGCCAAGGTAGCTGTATTTGTTTTTAATTCAGCAAAATCGGGTGTGTACTGTGTCATAGAGGTTCCTATAACCTTCTCATAAAATTTTATCATGCCGTCAATCTCAGCGGCAATGATACGAACGGAAACTAAATTCATTTCTTATAAATATTTAAAATTACTCGGCAAATGTAAAGTCCCATACTGACAACTGTATGGCAGTCTGCTTTTGAATTTACTTGGAATTTAAAGCATATTCTACGACACGGTTTTCCGTGTCTTGTTGATAAAGCATTATACTTGGCAAAG from the Sphingobacterium thalpophilum genome contains:
- a CDS encoding VOC family protein, which gives rise to MNLVSVRIIAAEIDGMIKFYEKVIGTSMTQYTPDFAELKTNTATLAIGSTRTLQFFGGESVAQASQNRSAIIEFMVDDVDSVYERLADYLEPYIVQKPTTMPWGNKSLLFRDPEGNLVNLFTPASQGRVTPNIV